One Fusarium falciforme chromosome 1, complete sequence genomic window carries:
- a CDS encoding Peptide hydrolase, translated as MGKPAISMAASSTMPRIPSPFTTLALCIFALVSTTLFSPAAAAGSMTLSDDALNNIPSPGDDFDIHKGKLLAPILIPRVPGTEGQLRTQKHFVDFFTENLPEWTLEWQNSTSKTPATGNKDVPFANLIFRRDPPWAQKGDVSRLTLAAHYDSKYEPEGFIGATDSAAPCAMLMHLARSIEAGLKAKWETMQKNGDDGLDDAQGIQILFLDGEEAFHEWTNDDSLYGSRSLAEQWEFQFHGSTSTYRTPLDSISLFVLLDLLGEKNPRVPSYFLTTHWAYRAMAALEKRMRELNLLETKPKRAFLPEVNKDATRFSRSYIDDDHRPFMQRGVEILHIIPTPFPIMWHKMGDDGENLDLPTVRDWARITTAFVVEWMGIQDFMPGVTGTKAKRSGAAATTTTSRRTEL; from the exons ATGGGAAAACCTGCCATTAGCATGGCCGCATCCTCGACAATGCCCCGAATACCATCGCCATTCACCACCCTCGCCCTCTGCATCTTCGCCCTCGTCTCGACAACCCTCTTCTcgccagctgctgctgccgggTCCATGACGCTTTCCGACGATGCCCTCAACAACATCCCATCGCCCGGCGACGATTTCGATATCCACAAGGGCAAGCTGTTGGCCCCGATCCTGATCCCCCGCGTCCCTGGAACCGAGGGCCAGCTGCGCACCCAGAAGCACTTTGTCGACTTCTTCACCGAGAACCTCCCCGAATGGACGCTCGAGTGGCAGAATTCGACATCCAAGACACCCGCCACCGGTAACAAGGACGTGCCCTTTGCGAACCTCATCTTCCGCCGGGATCCGCCATGGGCGCAAAAGGGGGACGTGAGCCGCCTCACCCTGGCTGCGCACTACGACAGCAAGTATGAGCCCGAGGGTTTCATCGGCGCAACAGACAGCGCTGCGCCATGTGCAATGCTGATGCACCTGGCGAGGAGCATTGAGGCTGGGCTCAAGGCAAAGTGGGAGACCATGCAAAAGAACGGCGACGATGGACTCGATGATGCCCAGGGAATTCAGATCCTGTTTCTAGACGGCGAGGAAGCCTTTCATGAGTGGACAAATGATGATTCCCTCTATGGGTCGAG ATCGCTCGCAGAACAGTGGGAGTTCCAGTTCCACGGCTCTACGTCCACTTACCGAACACCGCTGGACTCAATCAGCCTCTTCGTTCTTCTCGACCTTCTCGGTGAAAAGAACCCTAGAGTCCCTTCGTACTTCCTGACAACGCATTGGGCATACCGCGCAATGGCTGCGCTTGAGAAGCGCATGCGAGAGCTGAACCTCCTCGAGACGAAGCCTAAGAGAGCATTCCTCCCCGAGGTGAACAAGGATGCCACCCGCTTCAGCCGCAGCTACATCGACGACGATCACCGGCCATTTATGCAGCGCGGCGTCGAGATCCTGCACATCATCCCGACACCGTTCCCGATCATGTGGCACAAGATgggcgacgacggcgagaaCCTCGATCTGCCGACGGTTCGCGACTGGGCGAGGATCACGACGGCATTTGTGGTCGAATGGATGGGCATCCAGGACTTCATGCCCGGCGTGACGGggaccaaggccaagaggagCGGCGCGGCGgccacgacgacgacgagccggAGGACGGAGCTGTAG